One stretch of Hymenobacter chitinivorans DSM 11115 DNA includes these proteins:
- a CDS encoding DUF4097 family beta strand repeat-containing protein gives MKKLLPLLWLCAASLTATAQTAPTFTSTCDEGKYYQSGQERYCETRDLVVAAPASGPLVVDGMRNGSISVKSWAGKDVRVRARVQAWGTDAAAAKAQAATVQVGAAANKLQATSTTTEEEQHWAVSYEIFVPEKLALDLKTHNGSISLLNVRGPVTFEAQNGSVTVSGSGGDVKGRTQNGSLNITLAGKKWEGKGLDLTTQNGSIRWKLPADYSAQFISRTVNGKVDTDFGNSVSGKIGRDIAVNLGKGGAPVKAVTTNGGITVRRAE, from the coding sequence ATGAAAAAGCTGCTACCCCTTCTCTGGCTCTGCGCTGCCTCGCTAACGGCCACCGCCCAAACGGCACCCACGTTCACCTCGACCTGCGACGAGGGCAAATACTACCAGAGCGGGCAGGAGCGCTACTGCGAAACCCGCGACCTGGTGGTGGCCGCTCCTGCGTCGGGGCCGCTGGTGGTGGACGGCATGCGCAACGGCAGCATCAGCGTGAAAAGCTGGGCCGGCAAGGACGTGCGGGTGCGGGCCCGGGTGCAGGCCTGGGGCACCGATGCCGCCGCGGCCAAAGCCCAGGCGGCCACCGTGCAGGTCGGAGCCGCCGCCAACAAACTGCAGGCCACCAGCACCACCACGGAAGAAGAGCAGCACTGGGCCGTGAGCTACGAGATATTCGTGCCCGAAAAGCTGGCCCTCGACCTGAAAACCCACAACGGCAGCATCAGCCTGCTGAACGTGCGCGGCCCGGTGACCTTCGAGGCCCAGAACGGCTCGGTAACGGTCAGCGGCTCGGGCGGCGACGTGAAGGGCCGCACCCAGAACGGCTCGTTGAACATCACTTTGGCCGGCAAAAAGTGGGAGGGCAAAGGCCTCGACCTGACTACCCAGAACGGGTCCATCCGCTGGAAGCTGCCGGCCGACTACTCGGCCCAATTCATCAGCCGCACCGTCAACGGCAAAGTGGATACCGACTTCGGCAACTCCGTGTCGGGCAAAATCGGGCGCGACATTGCCGTGAACCTGGGCAAGGGCGGGGCCCCGGTAAAGGCCGTGACGACCAACGGCGGCATCACTGTGCGCCGCGCCGAGTAA
- a CDS encoding DUF4097 family beta strand repeat-containing protein: MKTFSAALLLALASVSAKAQTAPAFTSTCTEGNTYNNNSSTKRYCETRDLTLASPGAQTLTIDGEANGGITVKGYDGNQVLVRAKVSTWSKTDADAAQLAKRVAVKSGGNTLRAEGPSQAEQGWAVSYEVFVPRKTALALKTVNGGISLKDLDSSVKFDAVNGGVSLSNVSGQVKGHTVNGGLHIKLAGTKWVGEGLDVETTNGGITWDVPKNYSAKLFTSTSMGSIKADNLPVSKSGFMHKEIAANLGQGGAPVRAVTVNGGIKVNQE, from the coding sequence ATGAAAACATTCTCTGCCGCCCTGCTGCTGGCCCTGGCATCCGTCTCCGCCAAGGCCCAAACCGCCCCGGCCTTCACCTCGACCTGCACCGAGGGCAACACCTACAATAACAACAGCAGCACCAAGCGCTACTGCGAAACCCGCGACCTGACCCTGGCCAGCCCCGGCGCCCAAACCCTGACCATCGACGGGGAAGCCAACGGTGGCATCACGGTGAAGGGCTACGACGGCAACCAGGTGCTGGTGCGCGCCAAGGTCAGCACCTGGAGCAAAACCGACGCCGACGCCGCGCAGCTGGCCAAGAGAGTCGCGGTGAAGTCGGGCGGCAACACCCTGCGCGCCGAAGGCCCCAGCCAGGCCGAGCAAGGCTGGGCAGTAAGCTACGAGGTGTTTGTGCCCCGCAAAACGGCTCTGGCCCTGAAAACCGTCAACGGCGGCATCAGCCTGAAAGACCTGGACTCCAGCGTCAAGTTTGACGCCGTCAACGGGGGCGTCTCGCTCAGCAACGTGAGCGGGCAGGTGAAGGGCCACACCGTGAATGGCGGCCTCCACATCAAGCTGGCCGGCACGAAGTGGGTAGGCGAGGGCCTCGACGTGGAAACCACCAACGGCGGCATCACCTGGGACGTGCCCAAGAACTACTCGGCCAAGCTGTTTACCAGCACCTCCATGGGCTCCATCAAAGCCGATAATCTGCCCGTGAGCAAGTCGGGCTTCATGCACAAGGAAATTGCGGCCAACCTTGGCCAGGGTGGGGCCCCGGTGCGGGCCGTTACGGTCAACGGTGGCATCAAGGTCAACCAGGAATAG
- a CDS encoding DUF4097 family beta strand repeat-containing protein, with amino-acid sequence MKIPFLGLLLSLAAYAAPAQTAAPVFTTTCGDGTFTSSSSKRFCETRDKALPAPAEGITIDGRANGGITVKGYDGKQVLVRAKILAWGKTDAEAAQLGRSITIMAKDYTLRAESSQPGELGWAVSYEVFVPRAMPLTLRTLNGGINLSNLLGPVTFEAANGGISLVNVGGSVKGRTVNGGVKIKLAGPKWVGEGLDVETQNGSITWDLPKNYSARLFAATTVGTISAGKLPVTNSATLQKVVTATLGQGGAPVRAVTTKGSIKLTQL; translated from the coding sequence ATGAAAATCCCGTTTCTCGGCCTGCTTCTGAGCTTGGCTGCCTACGCCGCCCCGGCCCAAACCGCTGCGCCCGTCTTCACCACCACCTGCGGCGACGGTACGTTTACTAGTAGCAGCAGTAAGCGCTTCTGCGAAACCCGCGACAAAGCCCTGCCCGCGCCCGCCGAGGGCATTACCATCGACGGCCGGGCCAACGGCGGTATCACCGTGAAGGGCTACGACGGGAAGCAGGTGCTGGTACGGGCCAAGATTCTGGCCTGGGGCAAAACCGACGCCGAGGCCGCGCAGCTGGGCCGCAGCATCACCATCATGGCCAAAGACTACACCCTGCGGGCCGAAAGCTCCCAGCCCGGGGAACTGGGCTGGGCCGTGAGCTACGAAGTCTTCGTGCCCCGGGCCATGCCCCTGACGTTGCGCACGCTCAACGGCGGCATCAACCTGAGCAACCTACTGGGGCCGGTGACCTTTGAAGCGGCCAACGGCGGCATTTCGCTCGTCAACGTGGGCGGCAGTGTGAAGGGACGCACCGTGAACGGGGGCGTGAAAATTAAGCTGGCCGGCCCGAAGTGGGTAGGCGAGGGGCTCGACGTGGAAACCCAGAACGGCAGCATCACCTGGGACTTGCCCAAAAACTACTCGGCCCGGTTGTTTGCCGCCACCACCGTGGGCACCATCAGCGCCGGCAAGCTGCCCGTGACCAACTCGGCCACCCTGCAGAAAGTGGTAACGGCCACCCTGGGCCAGGGTGGGGCCCCGGTGCGGGCCGTAACGACCAAGGGCAGCATCAAGCTCACCCAGCTCTAA
- a CDS encoding MBL fold metallo-hydrolase has product MKQVAQGVHQLTIQRFVNLYFVETGRSGEWVLVDTGLPGAAKDIIAAADKLFYPGTHPEAILLTHGHMDHAGNARELAEHWKVPVLAHPLELPFLTGKAVYPPADPTVERGGTLAFVARFFPPQSFQLSDIVQALPAHDTDPPFLPDWQVIHVPGHAPGQIALFREKDRTLLGADAFATANHESVPSLLLQVPCISVAGAPFNYNWQQVRESVQQLAALRPENIGCGHGPVMRGTEATEGLSALAREFPMPTRGRYVQEPARTDETGVQFVPPAAVDTLPAKLAVIGAGVGLAITAAALLAGKSKNKKGKKAGRRKKNSSYGYASSFENADSYSTGYGEREDGTIVGPGPSRPEWRKGGVGD; this is encoded by the coding sequence ATGAAACAAGTAGCCCAGGGTGTGCACCAGCTCACGATCCAACGCTTCGTTAATCTGTATTTCGTGGAAACCGGCCGCTCGGGCGAGTGGGTGCTGGTCGATACGGGTTTGCCGGGCGCGGCCAAGGATATCATTGCTGCCGCCGACAAGCTCTTCTACCCCGGCACTCACCCCGAGGCCATCCTGCTCACCCACGGCCACATGGACCACGCCGGCAACGCCCGGGAACTGGCCGAGCACTGGAAGGTACCGGTGCTGGCCCACCCCCTGGAGCTGCCGTTTCTGACGGGCAAAGCCGTGTATCCGCCCGCCGACCCGACCGTGGAACGGGGCGGCACCCTGGCCTTCGTGGCGCGGTTTTTCCCGCCCCAGTCGTTTCAGCTCAGCGACATTGTCCAGGCCCTGCCCGCTCATGATACTGACCCGCCCTTTTTGCCCGACTGGCAGGTAATCCACGTGCCGGGCCACGCCCCGGGCCAGATTGCGCTGTTCCGGGAAAAGGACCGGACTCTGCTCGGCGCCGACGCTTTTGCCACGGCCAACCACGAGTCGGTGCCCTCGCTGCTACTGCAGGTGCCCTGCATCAGCGTGGCCGGGGCCCCGTTCAACTACAACTGGCAGCAGGTGCGCGAGTCGGTGCAGCAGCTGGCGGCGCTACGGCCCGAGAATATCGGTTGCGGCCACGGCCCGGTGATGCGCGGCACCGAAGCCACGGAGGGCCTGAGCGCCCTGGCCCGCGAATTCCCGATGCCGACCCGGGGCCGCTACGTGCAGGAGCCGGCCCGCACCGACGAAACCGGCGTGCAGTTTGTGCCCCCGGCCGCCGTCGATACGCTGCCGGCCAAGCTGGCCGTCATCGGGGCCGGCGTGGGTTTGGCCATTACCGCCGCCGCTTTGCTGGCGGGCAAGAGCAAGAATAAGAAAGGTAAAAAAGCCGGCCGCCGGAAGAAAAATTCCTCCTACGGCTACGCCAGCAGCTTCGAAAACGCCGATTCGTACAGCACCGGCTACGGTGAGCGGGAAGACGGCACCATCGTAGGCCCCGGCCCGAGCCGGCCGGAGTGGCGCAAAGGCGGCGTCGGCGACTAA
- the hutU gene encoding urocanate hydratase, producing MSQPASTTAAPELNLEATSVSDAANQPAKPTQRPMYYEYKPEQTVKAQHGPELRCKTWEAEAALRMLENNLDPAVSLVYDELIVYGGAGRAARNWKEYQTIVKTLKNLEADETMLVQSGKAVGVLRTWAHAPRVLIANSNLVPAWSTQEYFDELDKLGLMMYGQMTAGSWIYIATQGILQGTYETFAAVGDKHFGGTLAGTVTVTAGLGGMSGAQPLAVTMNDGVCLVIEPIDARVKQKVQEGYLDEQARDLSHALALCEQYKAERKGWSIGLTGNAATVLPELLAQGYKVDIITDQTSAHDLMDYIPEGDIDQVLQLRKDQPEEFKRQALQSIVKHCQAIIDMQAAGSVALDYGNNLRGQAEKGGLNVRDENGQFLYPGFVPGYIRPLFCEGKGPFRWCALSGDPQDILRIDRALLETFPDNKMLARWIEKAQAKVPFIGLPARVCWLGYGEREKFGLVINDLVARGEVSAPIVIGRDHLDCGSVASPNRETEGMKDGSDAVADWPLLNALANTASGADWVSLHNGGGVGIGNSTHSGMVIVATGTPEKAERLRRVLTTDPGMGVFRHADAGYELAQQVAEERGVKIPGRE from the coding sequence ATGTCCCAGCCTGCTTCCACTACCGCCGCGCCCGAGCTCAACCTCGAAGCCACTTCCGTTTCCGACGCCGCCAACCAGCCCGCCAAGCCCACCCAGCGGCCCATGTACTACGAGTACAAGCCCGAGCAAACGGTGAAAGCCCAGCACGGCCCCGAGCTGCGCTGCAAAACCTGGGAGGCCGAAGCAGCCCTGCGCATGCTCGAAAACAACCTCGACCCGGCCGTTTCCCTCGTGTACGACGAGCTGATTGTGTACGGCGGCGCCGGCCGCGCGGCCCGCAACTGGAAGGAGTACCAGACGATCGTAAAGACGCTCAAGAACCTGGAAGCCGACGAAACCATGCTGGTGCAGAGCGGCAAGGCCGTGGGTGTGCTGCGCACCTGGGCCCACGCCCCGCGGGTGCTCATTGCCAACTCCAACCTCGTGCCCGCCTGGAGCACCCAGGAATACTTCGACGAGCTCGACAAGCTAGGTTTGATGATGTACGGGCAGATGACGGCCGGCTCCTGGATTTACATTGCCACCCAGGGCATTCTGCAGGGTACCTACGAAACCTTTGCCGCGGTGGGGGATAAGCACTTCGGCGGCACCCTGGCCGGCACCGTCACCGTGACGGCGGGCCTGGGGGGCATGAGCGGGGCCCAGCCCCTGGCCGTGACCATGAACGACGGGGTCTGCCTGGTCATCGAGCCCATCGACGCCCGCGTCAAGCAGAAGGTGCAGGAAGGCTACCTCGACGAGCAGGCCCGCGACCTAAGCCACGCCCTGGCGCTGTGCGAGCAGTATAAAGCCGAGCGCAAAGGCTGGAGCATCGGCCTCACCGGCAACGCCGCCACCGTGCTGCCCGAGCTGCTGGCCCAGGGGTACAAAGTTGATATCATCACGGACCAGACCTCGGCCCACGACCTGATGGACTACATCCCGGAGGGCGACATCGACCAGGTGCTGCAGCTGCGCAAAGACCAGCCCGAGGAGTTCAAGCGCCAAGCCCTGCAGTCCATCGTCAAGCATTGCCAGGCCATTATCGACATGCAGGCCGCCGGCAGCGTGGCCCTCGACTATGGCAACAACCTGCGCGGGCAGGCTGAGAAAGGTGGCTTGAACGTGCGCGACGAGAACGGGCAGTTTCTCTACCCCGGCTTCGTGCCCGGCTACATCCGGCCCCTGTTCTGCGAGGGCAAAGGCCCCTTCCGCTGGTGCGCCCTCTCCGGCGACCCCCAGGACATCCTGCGCATCGACCGGGCCCTGCTCGAAACTTTCCCCGACAACAAGATGCTGGCCCGCTGGATTGAAAAGGCCCAGGCCAAGGTGCCCTTCATCGGACTGCCGGCCCGGGTGTGCTGGCTGGGCTACGGCGAGCGGGAAAAGTTCGGCCTGGTGATCAACGACCTGGTGGCCCGGGGGGAGGTTTCGGCCCCCATCGTCATCGGGCGCGACCATCTCGACTGCGGCTCGGTGGCCTCGCCCAACCGCGAAACCGAAGGCATGAAGGACGGCTCCGACGCCGTGGCCGACTGGCCCCTGCTCAATGCCCTGGCCAATACGGCCTCCGGCGCCGACTGGGTGAGCCTGCACAACGGCGGCGGCGTGGGCATCGGCAACAGCACCCACTCCGGCATGGTCATCGTAGCCACCGGCACCCCCGAAAAAGCCGAGCGCCTGCGCCGGGTCCTCACCACCGACCCCGGCATGGGCGTCTTCCGCCACGCGGATGCCGGTTATGAATTGGCCCAGCAGGTAGCCGAGGAGCGCGGAGTGAAGATTCCGGGCCGGGAGTAA
- a CDS encoding HNH endonuclease, whose protein sequence is MQLFIHEVGRKGAARDFPKTIEKEISIDDIKRYAPTHLRDEIVSELEKAFPSGSLHAWGVPEGAASTIRQLAIGDVMLLIRTISEDGDIPYMCNVRSIWKEKMEDLSNALWGSYHFPYVFFCSVNKIDLTWTKFKEDVSYEPIYRPGGYVVRVNKKRFNKYGGEATYVAKLLNSNSLYLTAKGEKKVEISSDTLVAIYFEVGKVYHRQRDIHALYGGQDQGGMSTPARYPDIFLFTGEVGKIYGYKDGFRPDGVFYYTGEGQKGDMKMSNSNKALRDHASLGKRVHLFETSKEIGKGYARYMGQAFCLGHHKEERVDIDGKLRMAIVFELDVDTSDEEETIFSMQEPFVQYSSVSKKSGKLLGELRKKAVEKASKDATPQQKRQNVFVRSKAIKDYVLKRANGVCEGCGNKAPFITKKQEPYLEPHHTTRIADGGPDHPEHVIALCPSCHRRAHYAIDAQEYNHKLIDKLKIIEV, encoded by the coding sequence ATGCAATTATTCATTCATGAGGTTGGCCGAAAAGGGGCTGCCCGCGACTTTCCTAAAACAATTGAAAAAGAGATTTCAATTGATGATATAAAAAGGTATGCACCCACACATTTAAGAGATGAGATAGTGAGTGAGCTAGAAAAAGCGTTTCCATCTGGCTCATTGCATGCCTGGGGTGTTCCTGAGGGAGCCGCAAGTACTATTCGGCAGTTAGCTATTGGCGATGTGATGCTGCTAATCAGAACAATATCAGAAGATGGAGATATTCCTTATATGTGCAATGTTAGAAGCATATGGAAGGAAAAAATGGAGGATTTGTCAAATGCCTTATGGGGTAGCTATCATTTTCCTTATGTGTTTTTTTGCAGTGTGAATAAAATTGACCTGACATGGACTAAGTTTAAAGAAGATGTGTCCTATGAACCCATCTACCGGCCAGGTGGATATGTTGTGAGAGTAAACAAAAAGCGTTTTAATAAATATGGTGGCGAAGCAACCTATGTAGCAAAGCTTCTAAATTCAAATTCGTTATACTTAACAGCGAAGGGAGAAAAGAAAGTTGAGATTAGCTCTGATACATTAGTAGCAATATATTTTGAAGTAGGAAAAGTCTATCATAGACAGCGCGATATTCATGCTCTTTATGGAGGGCAAGACCAAGGTGGCATGTCCACACCGGCTAGATATCCTGACATATTTCTATTTACAGGAGAGGTTGGGAAAATATATGGTTATAAAGATGGATTTCGCCCCGATGGAGTTTTTTATTACACTGGAGAGGGGCAGAAGGGTGACATGAAAATGTCAAATAGCAATAAAGCATTGCGTGATCATGCCAGTCTTGGTAAAAGAGTACACCTATTTGAGACATCTAAAGAAATAGGGAAAGGATATGCAAGATATATGGGTCAAGCTTTCTGCCTCGGTCATCATAAAGAAGAAAGAGTAGATATAGATGGAAAACTTAGGATGGCTATTGTGTTTGAGCTTGATGTTGATACTTCAGACGAGGAAGAAACTATATTTTCCATGCAAGAGCCGTTCGTGCAATACTCAAGTGTTAGCAAAAAGAGCGGCAAGTTATTAGGTGAATTAAGAAAAAAAGCTGTCGAGAAAGCAAGTAAGGATGCAACTCCACAGCAAAAACGCCAGAATGTATTTGTGCGGTCTAAAGCTATAAAGGATTACGTATTAAAACGCGCTAACGGCGTATGTGAAGGCTGTGGGAATAAAGCGCCTTTTATAACCAAAAAGCAGGAACCGTACCTAGAACCACATCATACAACACGAATTGCAGATGGAGGACCAGATCATCCAGAGCATGTAATAGCGCTTTGTCCTTCTTGTCATCGCCGTGCTCACTATGCTATAGATGCGCAGGAGTACAATCATAAGCTGATCGATAAACTGAAGATCATCGAAGTATAA
- a CDS encoding NADPH-dependent F420 reductase yields the protein MNIGIIGAGQIGSALAVRLTSLGHQVYIANSRGPETLTDVAQKTGATAVTAQQAAQRGTDLLVVTIPLEKIPALPKDLFAGVPADVPIIDTSNYYPLLRDGHIPELETGDLTESGWVQQHLGRPVVKVFNNILAAHLEHNGKPAGTPGRIALPVASDDAAAKQKVLQLVEELGFDALDGGTMRESWRQQPGGPIYCNDLPADQVQQHLARLGTARTPEQHAEFLANQAQQEQAMQAQGIKLK from the coding sequence ATGAACATCGGAATCATTGGGGCCGGCCAGATCGGCAGCGCCCTCGCCGTGCGGCTCACCAGCCTTGGCCATCAGGTCTATATTGCCAACTCCCGCGGCCCCGAAACGCTGACGGACGTGGCCCAGAAAACCGGCGCTACCGCCGTTACGGCCCAGCAAGCCGCCCAGCGCGGCACCGACTTACTTGTGGTGACCATTCCGCTGGAGAAAATCCCGGCCCTGCCTAAGGACCTGTTTGCCGGCGTGCCAGCCGACGTGCCCATTATCGATACCAGCAACTATTACCCGCTGCTGCGCGACGGCCACATCCCCGAGCTGGAAACCGGCGACCTGACCGAAAGCGGCTGGGTGCAGCAGCACCTGGGCCGCCCCGTGGTGAAGGTGTTCAACAACATCCTGGCCGCCCACCTCGAACACAACGGCAAGCCCGCCGGCACCCCCGGCCGCATTGCCCTGCCCGTGGCCTCCGACGATGCCGCCGCCAAGCAGAAAGTACTGCAGCTGGTGGAAGAGCTGGGCTTCGACGCCCTCGACGGCGGCACGATGCGCGAGTCGTGGCGGCAGCAGCCCGGCGGCCCCATCTACTGCAACGACCTGCCCGCCGACCAGGTGCAGCAGCATCTGGCCCGCCTCGGCACCGCGCGCACGCCGGAGCAGCACGCCGAGTTTCTGGCCAACCAGGCCCAGCAGGAGCAGGCCATGCAGGCCCAGGGCATCAAGCTGAAGTAG
- a CDS encoding NADPH-dependent F420 reductase: MNIGIIGAGHIGSALTVRLTGLGHTVYVANSRGPETLQELAQKTGATPVTAEEAAQRGTDLIVVTIPLKNIPDLPQGLLASVPAEVPVIDTSNYYPMLRDGRIPELETGSLTESEWVQQHLGRPVVKVFNNIYAHHIVEKGQPAGTPGRIALPVASDDAAAKQKVMALVEELGFDAVDDGTLHESWRQQPGTPSYGADLPADKLRENLQRLGTARTEAQHEEFKANHAQQEQAMAAQGVKL; this comes from the coding sequence ATGAACATTGGAATCATCGGCGCCGGCCACATCGGCAGCGCCCTCACCGTGCGGCTTACGGGCCTCGGTCATACCGTATACGTGGCTAACTCCCGCGGCCCCGAAACCCTGCAGGAGCTGGCCCAGAAAACCGGCGCGACGCCCGTGACGGCCGAGGAGGCCGCCCAGCGCGGCACCGACCTCATCGTGGTGACCATTCCGCTCAAAAATATTCCTGACCTGCCCCAGGGCCTGCTGGCCAGCGTGCCGGCCGAGGTGCCCGTCATTGATACCAGCAACTACTACCCCATGCTGCGCGACGGCCGGATTCCGGAGCTGGAAACGGGCAGCCTGACCGAGAGTGAGTGGGTGCAGCAGCACCTGGGCCGCCCGGTGGTGAAGGTCTTCAACAACATCTACGCCCACCACATCGTGGAGAAGGGCCAGCCCGCCGGCACGCCCGGCCGCATTGCCCTGCCCGTGGCTAGTGACGATGCCGCCGCCAAGCAAAAGGTAATGGCCCTGGTAGAAGAGCTGGGCTTCGACGCCGTGGACGACGGCACCCTGCACGAGTCGTGGCGGCAGCAGCCCGGCACGCCTTCGTACGGCGCCGACCTGCCGGCCGATAAGCTGCGGGAGAACCTGCAGCGCCTGGGCACCGCGCGCACCGAGGCCCAGCACGAAGAGTTCAAGGCCAACCACGCCCAGCAGGAGCAGGCCATGGCCGCCCAGGGCGTCAAGCTGTAG
- a CDS encoding GNAT family N-acetyltransferase, translated as MKPELQALPLIDNSGSHRFELTVNYATAFMEYGNREGALALFHTEVPGQLEGQGVGTALVEKVLAEVERRQQQLIPLCPFVTSYLKRHPEWQRLVAPAYQRWFQPPAEA; from the coding sequence ATGAAACCCGAACTCCAGGCCTTGCCTCTCATCGATAACAGCGGCAGCCACCGCTTCGAGCTGACCGTGAACTACGCCACCGCCTTCATGGAATACGGCAACCGGGAAGGGGCCCTGGCGTTGTTTCACACCGAGGTGCCGGGCCAGCTGGAAGGGCAGGGGGTGGGCACGGCCCTGGTGGAGAAGGTGCTGGCCGAAGTGGAGCGCCGGCAGCAGCAGCTGATTCCCCTGTGCCCGTTTGTGACCAGCTACCTGAAGCGCCACCCCGAATGGCAGCGGCTGGTGGCCCCGGCCTACCAGCGCTGGTTTCAACCCCCGGCGGAGGCGTAG